A genomic region of Papaver somniferum cultivar HN1 chromosome 7, ASM357369v1, whole genome shotgun sequence contains the following coding sequences:
- the LOC113298885 gene encoding nucleolar complex protein 2 homolog: MEEGSDSDGYLPENLEEGAYDAASESDSDGDSDEGIETDLQKTNKELRLQLAVQKMKLDRLLEKDPEFAEYLEAHADKLDQDSYCHDPELSELSEAHADELEQDSDYGDFDEDAGTSDQDKVEADSSNGKALTTSIINSWCQMVLEGKSLSVLPNLLNAYRGACQYDPDDANSRRIQSSKVFCKIVNFTLREADNIFRSHLGISLSDCNQHTVLELQNSQKWKDIKPLIRSYLSSTIKFLDQVTDSEIVAFSLTRLRASAMFFAAFPSLLQKLIKVTVYFLATGEGKVPSASFLIISDTAPQLSLNCRQSCLIKAYKAFIANNKLGLTYSLHIKSRVDSLVKLYSLDVSRSYSKALVSIQQLAEIAKQGLQTKKKEAKQKICSWQYINCVDLWVKFVCANVGDDNVRKLVFLIVQIINAVAELFPEPQHLPLRVKCVQMLNELSSFSRQFIPVIHLVLGCMEYIGTGKPDPKSAKPFHVSYALKVRKQWVNSRLFQEECVLSVIELLSAHFAQWSYQTAFPGLAHIALFRLRKFHEKITVESLRSRVECLMKMVEQNVEFVDKKRKKVAFPFKDEESAASFNPEKSSKEKIKGKGFN, encoded by the exons ATGGAAGAGGGTTCTGATAGTGATGGATACCTCCCAGAG AACTTGGAGGAGGGTGCATATGATGCTGCAAGTGAAAGTGACAGCGACGGTGATTCAG ATGAGGGAATTGAAACGGATTTGCAGAAGACAAACAAGGAACTTCGTTTGCAACTTGCCGTGCAAAAGATGAAATTGGATCGTCTATTGGAAAAG gATCCAGAATTTGCAGAATACTTGGAAGCTCATGCTGATAAACTTGATCAAGACAGTTATTGTCAT GATCCAGAACTTTCAGAACTCTCGGAAGCTCATGCTGATGAACTTGAGCAAGACAGTGATTATGGT gattttgatgaagatgcTGGAACTAGTGATCAGGACAAGGTGGAAGCTGACTCCAGCAATGGCAAGGCTTTGACCACTTCGATAATAAATTCTTGGTGTCAAATGGTTTTGGAGGGAAAGAGCTTGTCTGTTCTTCCTAATCTCTTGAATGCATACCGGGGTGCCTGTCAATATGATCCTGATGATGCAAACTCACGGAGAATTCAGAGTAGCAAGGTGTTTTGTAAGATAGTGAACTTTACCCTTCGCGAAGCCGATAACATATTTCGATCACATTTAGGAATCTCGCTCTCTGACTGTAATCAACATACTGTTTTGGAGttgcaaaattctcaaaaatggaAAGATATAAAGCCTCTGATTCGGTCTTATCTTAGTAGTACAATTAAATTTCTCGACCAAGTTACTGACTCTGAGATAGTTGCATTTTCTCTAACCCGATTGAGAGCCTCAGCCATGTTCTTTGCTGCATTTCCGTCACTACTACAGAAACTCATCAAG GTGACAGTTTATTTCTTGGCGACTGGGGAAGGAAAAGTTCCATCAGCGTCATTTCTTATCATAAGCGATACTGCCCCTCAGTTAAGTTTAAACTGCCGCCAGTCTTGTTTGATAAAAGCGTACAAGGCCTTTATTGCAAATAACAAGTTGGGGCTCACTTATTCGTTACACATAAAATCTCGTGTCGACTCCCTTGTCAAGCTTTATTCTCTAGATGTTTCGAGATCATATAGCAAGGCATTGGTGTCTATCCAGCAATTAGCCGAAATAGCAAAGCAGGGCCTTCAGACAAAGAAAAAG GAAGCAAAGCAGAAGATATGTAGCTGGCAATACATCAATTGTGTGGATTTGTGGGTTAAGTTTGTCTGCGCAAATGTTGGAGATGACAACGTTCGGAAGTTGGTGTTCTTAATTGTTCAAATTATTAATGCAGTGGCAGAGCTTTTTCCTGAGCCACAACACTTGCCTCTGAGAGTAAAATGTGTTCAAATGCTCAATGAGCTTTCAAGTTTTTCTAGGCAATTCATCCCCGTGATACACTTGGTGCTTGGCTGTATGGAGTACATTGGAACTGGCAAGCCAGATCCAAAATCTGCAAAACCCTTTCACGTGTCATATGCACTAAAG GTCCGAAAGCAGTGGGTGAATTCACGTCTCTTCCAGGAAGAGTGTGTTTTATCTGTAATTGAGCTGCTTTCAGCTCACTTTGCTCAGTGGAGCTACCAGACAGCATTTCCAGGGCTGGCACATATTGCCCTATTTCGTCTTAGAAAGTTCCATGAGAAAATTACTGTTGAAAGTCTGCGATCTCGCGTAGAATGTCTAATGAAAATG GTTGAGCAGAATGTTGAGTTTGtggataagaaaagaaaaaaagttgcCTTTCCATTCAAGGATGAGGAATCTGCTGCCTCGTTTAATCCGGAG AAAAGCAGCaaagaaaaaatcaaaggaaaaggTTTTAACTGA
- the LOC113295434 gene encoding uncharacterized protein LOC113295434, translated as MILIVGFLFELHLQAHGLLFLIDGSATPTEIDANTSKQLDALCRQWMFSTMAKDLMLTVLKSGKTAKELWDHLQKLFQDNKGNRAATLESKFVNLKFVDCASVDDYCDKLKSLSDRLTDLDFPMNDKRLVIQLVNGLPEEYNTVASFIQQSMPTFDAARSQLRTEEIRRAQQTSLSSSAALAATASSNDRGTHRSHRSGSGKCGPRQPQPVHTVASPSMDPPLLPTPQQFRQAYRPPAAYYPQWNSYWEAPPCPYPTAPHWQSSFSPRGSTHGRSSAARSRPRPPVYDQPQAYLAPSNELLQPTDFAQAYNSMTLQPPDDTFYMDTGATSHITADSGFEFEGDPSSM; from the exons ATGATACTCATCGTGGGTTTTCTCTTCGAACTCCATCTCCAGGCTCACGGACTCCTTTTCCTCATCGACGGATCAGCAACACCAACAGAAATTGACGCCAATACCTCGAAACAACTAGACGCTCTCTGCCGtcaatggatgttctccaccatggccaAGGATCTAATGCTCACGGTTCTAAAATCGGGAAAAACTGCTAAAGAACTTTGGGATCACCTTCAGAAGCTTTTTCAAGATAACAAAGGTAATCGTGCTGCGACCCTTGAAAGTAAATTTGTCAATCTAAAGTTTGTTGATTGTGCTAGCGTCGATGACTATTGCGATAAACTAAAATCGTTGTCGGATCGACTGACCGATCTTGATTTCCCCATGAACGACAAACGATTGGTTATCCAACTTGTCAATGGACTCCCGGAGGAATACAACACTGTTGCATCCTTTATACAACAGTCCATGCCTACTTTTGACGCTGCTCGTTCTCAATTGCGCACTGAGGAGATTCGTCGTGCACAACAAACTAGTCTGTCGTCATCAGCTGCTCTTGCTGCCACAGCCTCATCGAATGATCGTGGGACTCACCGTAGCCACCGTTCAGGATCAGGCAAATGCGGACCTCGACAACCACAGCCTGTTCATACAGTAGCCTCTCCGTCGATGGATCCACCCCTACTGCCAACACCGCAGCAATTCCGCCAAGCATACAGACCTCCAGCAGCGTATTACCCTCAATGGAACTCTTACTGGGAAGCTCCTCCGTGTCCTTACCCAACAGCTCCTCATTGGCAGTCATCTTTCTCCCCACGTGGATCAACACATGGTCGCTCTTCTGCTGCTCGGAGTCGTCCTAGGCCCCCTGTTTACGACCAGCCTCAAGCCTACCTTGCTCCATCCAACGAGCTGCTACAGCCAACTGACTTTGCTCAAGCATACAACTCGATGACCTTACAGCCACCTGATGATACATTCTATATGGATACTGGTGCGACTTCTCATATCACTGCGGATTCAG gatttgagtTCGAGGGCGATCCTTCTTCGATGTAA